One window of the Acidobacteriota bacterium genome contains the following:
- a CDS encoding ArsA family ATPase, with amino-acid sequence MRVVFYTGKGGVGKTSISCATGVRAAESGKRTLVLSLDSAHSVADAFDVERRLLDRKGGRPYQVAPRLFIQELDVQREIERWWNEIYSYLSLLFATTGLDGVVADELAILPGMEEVSLLLYINQYYRESAFDVLILDCAPTGESLRFISVPTALDWYMRRIFRAERLLFRAARPVMKAVDRSLPLPEDDYFAAIERLGKQLAGVERIIQDPRVTTVRLVTLPEKMVVKETQRAFAYFSLYGLLTDAVIVNKMIPHAAGGKFFDLWREQQRRHLDEIRELFAPVPVWTVEMMEGEVVGIDGLRRLAARLYGDIDPLAVHFQDMPLRYRAEGDRLELVVRVPFASKEDVDITKVDHELVLDVGGFRKHVTLPRRFAAARPVGAKVSGGTVTVTFEEAKADE; translated from the coding sequence ATGCGAGTCGTCTTCTACACCGGAAAAGGTGGCGTCGGTAAGACGTCGATCAGCTGCGCCACGGGCGTCCGGGCAGCCGAGTCCGGCAAGCGCACTCTCGTTCTCTCCCTGGACAGCGCGCACAGCGTGGCGGACGCCTTCGATGTCGAGCGCCGGCTTCTCGACAGGAAGGGTGGCCGGCCCTATCAGGTCGCTCCGCGACTCTTCATCCAGGAACTGGACGTCCAGCGGGAGATCGAGCGCTGGTGGAACGAGATCTACAGCTACCTGTCGCTGCTGTTCGCCACGACCGGCCTCGATGGCGTCGTGGCCGACGAGTTGGCGATCCTTCCCGGTATGGAAGAGGTCTCGCTCCTCCTCTACATCAACCAGTATTACCGGGAATCCGCGTTCGATGTTCTCATCCTCGACTGTGCCCCTACGGGGGAGTCGCTTCGGTTCATATCGGTGCCGACTGCCCTCGACTGGTACATGCGGCGGATCTTCCGGGCGGAGCGGCTGCTCTTCCGCGCGGCGCGTCCGGTGATGAAGGCGGTCGATCGGAGCTTGCCGCTGCCCGAGGACGACTACTTCGCCGCGATCGAGAGGCTGGGAAAGCAGTTGGCCGGCGTGGAGCGGATCATCCAGGACCCGCGCGTCACCACGGTACGCCTGGTGACGCTGCCCGAGAAGATGGTCGTGAAGGAGACGCAGCGGGCCTTCGCCTACTTCTCGCTCTACGGACTGCTCACGGACGCGGTCATCGTGAACAAGATGATCCCACACGCCGCGGGAGGGAAGTTCTTCGATCTCTGGAGGGAGCAGCAGCGCCGACATCTGGACGAGATCCGGGAGCTTTTCGCTCCCGTCCCGGTCTGGACGGTCGAGATGATGGAGGGAGAGGTCGTCGGCATCGACGGCCTGCGCCGTCTCGCCGCGCGCCTGTACGGGGACATCGACCCGCTCGCTGTACATTTCCAGGACATGCCGCTTCGCTACCGAGCCGAGGGCGATCGGTTGGAGCTCGTCGTTCGCGTGCCTTTTGCCAGCAAGGAGGACGTGGACATCACGAAGGTCGATCACGAACTCGTTCTGGATGTCGGCGGTTTCCGAAAGCATGTCACGCTGCCACGCCGCTTCGCCGCGGCCCGGCCGGTGGGTGCGAAGGTCTCGGGTGGCACGGTGACGGTGACCTTCGAGGAGGCCAAGGCCGATGAGTGA